One stretch of Dyella jiangningensis DNA includes these proteins:
- a CDS encoding O-antigen ligase family protein → MFPLIVLYVVLAIVRPQEYFASLAGVPVLPVVLALAFAAWLASGTRVPSAPQFLLLPAFFVVLMVSEVANGWFGGIKDQFGKFGPIVLAFFIIATACNTHRRVRVLMAVMVMCASILALHGVGQARTGMGWSGIPIGEDGRIQYVGIFNDPNDLGMLFVSVFPMACLLLTRARALGKLFWLACIGMLLYGVYLTNSRGAMLGVLLVVGAYVWYRRGLVVAGILGVAGLTVMKMLSSRMQELDAGEESASGRVDAWYEGLHMFTSHPLLGVGPGNFTDYNHLTAHNSFVLVLAETGFIGYLLWLAIIGYSFWMVAAVLRFKVDAVAEPERYARWQDERPLALTLLLSLCGMFMCAFFLSRSYMIVLYFVLAIVTGFYVGARQRVDGLPTLAMSESGGRWIPAAIGSIAGLFVLVAVLLRTSG, encoded by the coding sequence ATGTTCCCACTGATCGTCCTCTACGTGGTGCTGGCCATCGTCAGGCCGCAGGAGTACTTCGCCTCGCTGGCCGGCGTGCCGGTGCTGCCCGTGGTGCTGGCGCTCGCGTTCGCCGCGTGGCTGGCCTCCGGCACGCGCGTGCCCTCCGCGCCCCAGTTCCTGCTGCTGCCGGCGTTCTTCGTGGTGCTGATGGTGTCGGAGGTCGCCAACGGCTGGTTCGGGGGCATCAAGGACCAGTTCGGCAAGTTCGGGCCCATCGTGCTGGCGTTCTTCATCATCGCCACGGCGTGCAACACGCACCGGCGCGTTCGTGTGTTGATGGCGGTGATGGTGATGTGCGCGTCCATCCTCGCGCTGCATGGCGTGGGCCAGGCCCGCACCGGCATGGGCTGGAGCGGCATCCCCATCGGCGAAGACGGTCGCATCCAGTACGTCGGCATCTTCAACGATCCGAACGACCTCGGCATGCTGTTCGTGTCGGTGTTCCCCATGGCGTGCCTGCTGCTCACCCGCGCCCGTGCGCTGGGCAAGCTGTTCTGGCTGGCTTGCATCGGCATGCTGCTTTATGGCGTCTACCTCACCAATTCGCGTGGCGCGATGCTCGGCGTGCTGCTCGTGGTCGGCGCCTATGTCTGGTACCGGCGTGGCCTGGTGGTGGCGGGCATCCTCGGCGTCGCCGGCCTCACCGTGATGAAGATGCTGTCCTCGCGCATGCAGGAGCTCGACGCCGGCGAAGAATCGGCCAGTGGGCGCGTCGATGCATGGTACGAAGGCCTGCACATGTTCACCTCGCATCCGCTGCTGGGCGTGGGGCCGGGCAACTTCACCGACTACAACCATCTCACCGCGCACAACTCGTTCGTGCTGGTGCTGGCCGAGACGGGTTTCATCGGCTACCTGCTGTGGCTGGCCATCATCGGCTACAGCTTCTGGATGGTCGCCGCGGTGCTTCGCTTCAAGGTCGATGCGGTGGCCGAACCGGAACGCTACGCCCGCTGGCAGGACGAACGTCCGCTCGCGCTCACCCTGCTGCTTTCGCTCTGCGGCATGTTCATGTGCGCGTTCTTCCTGAGCCGCAGCTACATGATCGTGCTGTATTTCGTGCTGGCCATCGTTACCGGCTTCTATGTCGGTGCGCGCCAGCGGGTCGACGGCCTGCCCACGCTCGCCATGTCCGAAAGCGGCGGGCGCTGGATTCCGGCCGCCATCGGCAGCATTGCCGGCCTGTTCGTGCTGGTGGCTGTCTTGCTGAGGACGTCGGGATGA
- a CDS encoding glycosyltransferase family 4 protein: protein MRLKLLVLTNLFPSPWDPLRSPFNRQQFERLAKQHEVDVLTAVDFRERFSRKPSPMPFTSLHTDHFVFFYPPIIGRSLHAFCWLASLLAQKLRRLRQGNYDCMLVSWGYPDAAAASWLARRLGIPYVVKVHGTDLNVKAEQTLLRPQIRYALQGAQAVVAVSQALADKAVALGVEPSRVHVIYNGVEPNLFSPGPRREARERLKLSPHERLLLYVGNLKDSKGCLDLLETFPHVLTTHPDTRLLFIGTGPCKDALLQRAAALGCADRVRLVGAIEHFALGDWFRAADLLCLPSHNEGVPNVVLEAMACGTPVVATRVGGIPEVLPNHAGVLVPARDRIALRGALIAALAESWDAQRIAAHASRFRWDENIQRLGDILQSAAMSRADVVDYSSP, encoded by the coding sequence ATGCGCTTGAAGCTGCTGGTGCTGACCAACCTGTTTCCCTCGCCATGGGATCCACTGCGCAGTCCGTTCAATCGCCAGCAGTTCGAACGCCTGGCCAAACAGCACGAGGTGGATGTACTCACCGCGGTGGATTTTCGCGAGCGCTTCAGCCGAAAGCCCTCGCCGATGCCGTTCACGAGCCTGCATACCGACCATTTCGTGTTCTTCTATCCACCGATCATCGGCCGCTCGCTGCACGCGTTCTGCTGGCTGGCATCCCTGCTTGCCCAGAAGCTGCGCCGGCTGCGCCAGGGAAACTACGACTGCATGCTGGTGAGCTGGGGTTATCCCGACGCTGCCGCGGCGAGCTGGCTGGCGCGGCGGCTGGGCATTCCCTATGTGGTGAAGGTGCATGGCACCGACCTCAACGTGAAGGCGGAGCAGACGCTGTTGCGCCCGCAGATCCGCTATGCCCTGCAGGGTGCGCAGGCCGTCGTGGCGGTGAGCCAGGCGCTGGCCGACAAGGCCGTGGCGCTGGGCGTGGAGCCCTCGCGCGTGCACGTGATCTACAACGGCGTCGAACCCAATCTGTTTTCGCCCGGCCCACGGCGCGAGGCGCGCGAGCGGCTCAAGCTTTCGCCGCACGAACGCCTGCTGCTGTACGTGGGCAATCTCAAGGACAGCAAGGGCTGCCTCGACCTGCTCGAAACCTTCCCTCATGTGCTGACCACGCATCCGGACACGCGCCTGCTGTTCATCGGCACGGGACCATGCAAGGACGCCCTGCTCCAGCGCGCCGCCGCGCTGGGCTGTGCCGACCGCGTGCGGCTGGTCGGTGCGATCGAGCATTTCGCCCTGGGCGACTGGTTCCGCGCCGCGGACCTGCTGTGCCTGCCGAGCCACAACGAGGGCGTTCCCAACGTGGTGCTGGAAGCGATGGCCTGCGGCACGCCGGTCGTCGCCACGCGCGTGGGCGGCATTCCCGAAGTGTTGCCCAACCACGCCGGCGTGCTGGTGCCCGCGCGTGATCGCATCGCGCTGCGTGGCGCGCTGATCGCGGCGCTGGCCGAATCGTGGGATGCGCAGCGCATTGCCGCCCACGCCAGCCGGTTCCGCTGGGACGAGAACATCCAGCGCCTCGGCGACATCCTCCAATCCGCGGCGATGAGCCGCGCGGACGTGGTCGACTATTCCTCGCCCTGA
- a CDS encoding phenylacetate--CoA ligase family protein, whose product MSGWYEQAFRHVLYPAYESGLRRRDTLSWLAKYEGDQWLSPGAIAELQFRRLKALLEHCYRDVPYYRRRWRELGITPDDIRDLDDYARLPTLTKADIRENFQDLQASSWRGRLLFKRTGGSTGEPLELGYTRESYDRRIAVMWRGYGWAGSRPGRRTLYLWAGNVGTPGHAHQLKDRLYNAMFARRVLNSFEMTESNLASYADAIDRYRPDIIVGYVSPLAQLAQWMVATGRRVHRPESVIGAAEALHPFQREAISQAFGCPVYNTYGCREFMLIASECDHHHRLHVNADHLVVELLGEDGVPVRRGIGEVAITDLSNYGMPFVRYVNGDLASTSSEHSCPCGRGLPLLDRIEGRVLDAIRTPDGRILPGEFFPHMLKDVRGLSRFQLVQRQLDRLELSIVRSEGFDDESLAYIHRETTKVLGHQVTLDCRFVDDIPLTRSGKRRVTLSELA is encoded by the coding sequence ATGAGTGGCTGGTACGAACAGGCTTTTCGCCACGTGCTTTATCCCGCCTACGAAAGCGGCCTGCGTCGCAGGGACACGCTGTCGTGGCTGGCGAAGTACGAGGGCGACCAGTGGTTGTCGCCCGGCGCCATCGCGGAGCTGCAGTTCCGCCGGCTGAAGGCGCTGCTGGAACATTGCTACCGCGACGTGCCCTACTACCGCCGTCGCTGGCGCGAACTGGGCATCACGCCGGACGACATCCGGGACCTCGACGACTATGCCCGCCTGCCTACGCTGACCAAGGCCGACATCCGCGAGAACTTCCAGGACCTGCAGGCCTCGTCATGGCGCGGCCGCCTGCTGTTCAAGCGCACCGGCGGCTCGACCGGCGAACCGCTGGAACTGGGCTATACGCGCGAAAGCTACGACCGCCGCATCGCCGTCATGTGGCGCGGCTACGGCTGGGCCGGCTCACGGCCGGGGCGGCGCACGCTCTACCTGTGGGCCGGCAACGTGGGCACCCCGGGGCATGCGCACCAACTGAAGGATCGCCTGTACAACGCGATGTTCGCGCGGCGCGTGCTCAACAGCTTCGAGATGACCGAGTCCAATCTCGCCAGCTATGCCGATGCGATCGACCGTTACCGGCCTGACATCATCGTCGGCTATGTCAGCCCGCTGGCGCAGCTTGCGCAGTGGATGGTGGCGACGGGCCGGCGCGTGCATCGTCCGGAGTCGGTGATCGGCGCGGCGGAAGCGCTGCATCCGTTCCAGCGCGAGGCGATCAGCCAGGCGTTCGGCTGCCCCGTCTACAACACCTACGGTTGCCGCGAGTTCATGCTGATCGCTTCGGAGTGCGATCACCACCATCGGCTGCACGTGAACGCCGACCATCTCGTGGTGGAACTGCTGGGAGAGGATGGCGTGCCTGTCCGCCGCGGCATCGGCGAAGTGGCGATCACGGATCTTTCCAACTACGGCATGCCGTTCGTGCGCTACGTCAACGGCGACCTGGCCAGCACCTCCTCGGAACACAGCTGCCCTTGCGGCCGCGGGCTGCCGCTGCTGGATCGCATCGAAGGCCGCGTGCTCGACGCGATCCGCACGCCGGACGGACGCATCCTGCCGGGCGAATTCTTCCCGCACATGCTCAAGGACGTGCGCGGCCTTTCGCGTTTCCAGCTGGTGCAGCGGCAACTCGACCGCCTGGAACTGTCCATCGTGCGCAGCGAGGGCTTCGACGACGAATCGCTGGCCTACATCCATCGCGAGACCACGAAAGTACTCGGCCACCAGGTGACGCTGGACTGCCGCTTCGTCGATGACATCCCCCTCACCCGAAGCGGCAAGCGCCGCGTCACGCTGTCGGAACTGGCTTGA
- a CDS encoding glycosyltransferase family 2 protein — MTTIAYLVCWGSFWALLYIYVGYPVLVWLWARLWPRPVRKQSYLPTVSVIIVVRDGVRHIRSKLKNLRALDYPPEYIEIIVACDGCTDRTAALVRHAHDPRARVMDFPVPRGKALCLNDAVATARGDVLLMTDVQHKLSPLALRELVDNLGDLRVGAVSGSLDLENVHSAFAHGVNAYWRYEKFIRTQESRCASAVGASHALYAVRRDLFQPLPPDTLLDDVLLPMRVAAAGHRVVFEPRAVVWGEPAQDPLTEQPRRLQASLGCFQLMELAPWLLSPSRNPLWFQFVSHKLLRLLAPWLLLSLLLSSAFLARHHQAYAAVLVALLLAMALVPMERLRPHAGRWLPVRLMVAFFYLNLYAAQASIAFARSRGEHPW; from the coding sequence ATGACGACCATCGCGTACCTCGTGTGCTGGGGCAGCTTCTGGGCGCTGCTCTACATCTACGTGGGCTATCCCGTGCTGGTGTGGCTGTGGGCACGGCTGTGGCCCCGGCCGGTGCGCAAGCAGTCCTATTTGCCCACGGTGTCGGTGATCATCGTGGTACGCGACGGCGTGCGGCATATCCGCTCGAAACTGAAGAACCTGCGCGCACTCGACTATCCCCCGGAATACATCGAGATCATCGTCGCCTGCGATGGCTGCACCGATCGCACCGCCGCACTGGTGCGCCACGCGCACGATCCGCGTGCCCGCGTGATGGATTTCCCGGTGCCTCGCGGCAAGGCGCTGTGCCTCAACGACGCCGTCGCCACGGCGCGTGGCGACGTGCTGCTGATGACCGACGTGCAGCACAAGCTGTCGCCGCTGGCGCTGCGCGAACTGGTGGACAATCTCGGCGATCTACGCGTGGGCGCGGTCAGCGGCAGCCTCGACCTGGAAAACGTGCACAGCGCCTTTGCGCACGGCGTCAATGCCTACTGGCGCTACGAGAAGTTCATCCGCACGCAGGAAAGCCGCTGCGCGTCGGCGGTCGGCGCGAGCCATGCACTGTATGCGGTGCGACGCGACCTGTTCCAGCCCTTGCCGCCCGACACGCTGCTGGATGACGTGCTGTTGCCGATGCGCGTGGCGGCGGCCGGTCATCGGGTGGTGTTCGAGCCGCGCGCCGTGGTGTGGGGCGAACCTGCGCAGGATCCGTTGACGGAGCAGCCGCGCCGCCTGCAGGCCAGCCTCGGCTGCTTCCAGCTGATGGAACTGGCACCGTGGCTGTTGTCGCCGTCGCGCAACCCGCTGTGGTTCCAGTTCGTCAGCCACAAGCTGCTGCGCCTGCTGGCGCCCTGGCTGTTGCTGTCGCTGTTGTTGTCCTCGGCGTTCCTGGCGCGTCACCACCAGGCCTATGCCGCCGTGCTGGTCGCCCTGCTGCTTGCGATGGCGCTGGTGCCGATGGAACGGCTGCGTCCGCATGCCGGGCGCTGGCTGCCGGTGCGGCTGATGGTGGCGTTCTTCTATCTCAATCTATACGCGGCGCAGGCGTCGATCGCCTTCGCCCGCAGTCGGGGGGAGCATCCATGGTGA
- a CDS encoding glycosyltransferase has protein sequence MNITHVVENLNRGGMERMVLDLVKLQQRQGHRCQVVCLFEAGVLAHELDAVGIPVVACHKGPGLDLRALARARRAIDRHDTDILHTHNAVAHYQTVLAACGLDLLRVLNTRHGMGAGSRTGRKEWLYRRALTRTDMVVTVCEAAKRSGVEKGMLPPSITRVVPNGIAVDRFSPASMDMRERLLALLGLPEHAMLVGNVGRLNWTKDQAGLIRAFRQVHAQHPEAALVVIGDGELREDLEHCARYEGVRDAVHFLGDRSDVRELLRGLDLFVLSSVSEGYSMALLEACAVALPIIATDVGGNSEIVRSGHTGLLVAAGNPDALADGMLALLHDPQRASAYGRAARHWVENHGSLEAMARRYQCLYQDTEQHACA, from the coding sequence ATGAACATCACCCACGTGGTCGAGAACCTCAACCGGGGCGGCATGGAACGCATGGTCCTCGACCTGGTGAAGCTGCAGCAGCGCCAGGGGCATCGCTGCCAGGTGGTGTGCCTGTTCGAGGCGGGTGTGCTGGCGCATGAACTCGATGCCGTCGGCATCCCCGTGGTGGCCTGCCACAAGGGGCCTGGCCTTGACCTGCGCGCCCTGGCCCGCGCGCGCCGCGCGATCGACCGGCACGATACCGACATCCTGCATACCCACAACGCCGTGGCGCACTACCAGACCGTGCTCGCCGCCTGCGGGCTGGACCTGCTGCGCGTGCTCAACACCCGCCATGGCATGGGTGCGGGATCGCGCACCGGCCGCAAGGAATGGCTGTATCGCCGCGCGCTGACGCGCACCGACATGGTGGTCACCGTGTGCGAGGCGGCAAAGCGCAGCGGCGTGGAGAAAGGCATGCTGCCGCCATCGATCACCCGCGTGGTGCCCAACGGCATCGCGGTGGATCGTTTCTCGCCCGCCTCGATGGACATGCGCGAACGCCTGCTCGCGCTGCTCGGCTTGCCCGAACACGCCATGCTGGTCGGCAACGTCGGTCGGCTCAACTGGACCAAGGACCAGGCCGGGCTCATCCGCGCCTTCCGCCAGGTGCATGCGCAACATCCGGAGGCGGCACTGGTAGTGATCGGCGACGGCGAACTGCGCGAGGACCTGGAGCACTGCGCGCGCTACGAAGGCGTGCGTGACGCCGTGCATTTCCTGGGCGACCGCAGCGATGTGCGCGAACTGCTGCGCGGGCTGGACCTGTTCGTGCTTTCCTCGGTGAGCGAGGGCTATTCCATGGCGCTGCTGGAAGCCTGCGCCGTGGCGCTTCCCATCATCGCCACCGACGTCGGCGGCAACAGCGAGATCGTCCGCAGCGGGCACACCGGCCTGCTGGTTGCCGCCGGCAACCCCGATGCACTGGCCGACGGCATGCTCGCGCTGCTGCACGATCCGCAGCGCGCCAGCGCCTATGGCCGCGCCGCGCGGCACTGGGTCGAGAACCATGGCTCGCTGGAAGCCATGGCACGTCGTTACCAATGCCTCTACCAGGACACGGAGCAACACGCATGCGCTTGA
- a CDS encoding polysaccharide deacetylase family protein gives MVSESTHDVKSTGIRERLGEFCYSAGLLSPLQRVRSWWHKDLRILAYHRVMPLPDPDSYDFDMELISATPEGFREQMLLVKERYRPMRLSDVAAAIDAGHALPPDTVVITFDDGYDDNYHIAFPILQELGIPATFFVSTGHIDSGRPYAYDWLVHMILMTGAARLELPELGMDMPMPVGRAARRALATSVLDHMKEISALAQAGMIRRLEKEWHMPSDAAVPADCRPMTWDQLREMHAAGLEIGSHGVNHWMLSKLPLDELEREVRDSRDALLRELGPMPLLMSYPVGSNRAFDRQVIEVTRSAGFDVACSYISGTNPQPAANRYSLYRLAVERYIGKRWFAAMLTMPGLINHPTPAHLATSDEAPSCSH, from the coding sequence ATGGTGAGTGAGTCGACGCACGACGTGAAGTCCACCGGCATTCGCGAGAGGCTGGGCGAGTTCTGCTACAGCGCGGGGCTGTTGAGCCCGCTCCAGCGCGTGCGTTCGTGGTGGCACAAGGACCTGCGCATCCTCGCCTACCACCGGGTGATGCCGCTGCCCGATCCCGACAGCTACGACTTCGACATGGAGCTGATCAGCGCCACGCCGGAAGGTTTCCGCGAGCAGATGCTGCTGGTGAAGGAACGCTACCGTCCGATGCGCCTGTCCGACGTCGCCGCGGCCATCGATGCCGGTCACGCGCTGCCGCCGGATACGGTGGTGATCACCTTCGACGACGGCTACGACGACAACTATCACATCGCCTTCCCGATCCTGCAGGAGCTGGGCATCCCGGCGACGTTCTTCGTTTCCACCGGCCATATCGACAGTGGGCGCCCGTATGCCTACGACTGGCTGGTGCACATGATCCTGATGACAGGCGCAGCGCGCCTTGAGCTGCCGGAACTGGGCATGGACATGCCCATGCCGGTGGGTCGCGCCGCGCGTCGCGCGCTCGCCACCAGCGTGCTCGATCACATGAAGGAGATCAGCGCGCTCGCGCAGGCCGGCATGATCCGTCGCCTGGAAAAGGAATGGCACATGCCTTCCGACGCCGCGGTGCCTGCCGACTGCCGCCCGATGACCTGGGACCAGCTGCGCGAGATGCACGCCGCCGGCCTGGAGATCGGTTCGCACGGCGTGAATCACTGGATGCTGTCCAAGCTGCCTCTCGATGAACTCGAACGCGAAGTGCGCGACTCACGTGATGCGCTGCTGCGCGAACTGGGGCCGATGCCGCTGCTGATGTCCTATCCGGTGGGCAGCAATCGCGCGTTCGATCGCCAGGTGATCGAAGTCACCCGCAGCGCCGGCTTCGACGTGGCCTGCAGCTACATCAGCGGCACCAATCCGCAGCCCGCGGCGAACCGCTATTCGCTCTATCGCCTGGCGGTGGAGCGCTACATCGGCAAGCGCTGGTTCGCCGCCATGCTGACCATGCCTGGCCTGATCAACCATCCCACGCCGGCCCATCTGGCCACGTCCGACGAAGCGCCGTCATGTTCCCACTGA